The DNA window GGCGACCGCGATGTCGGCCCGCGCCGCGGCGATCTCGTCCAGGCCGGGCGGGTCGCCGTGCAGGTGGCGCTCGGTCATCCGGACGCAACCGATGTCCATCGAGATGGCCGCCTGGACGCCGCCCTCCCGGGTGCCGACCACGAACTCGGTCGAGCCGCCGCCGATGTCGACCACCAGGTAGGGCGGCTCGGCGTCGCCGGGCAGGCCGCGGACCGCGCCGGTGAAGGAGAGCCGGGCCTCCTCGTCGCCGGTGACCACCTCGGGCGCGACGCCGAGGGTCTGCTCGACCATGGCCCGGAAGTCGGCGGCGTTGGAGGCGTCGCGCGAGGCGGAGGTGGCGCACATCCGCACCCGCTCGGCGCCCAGCTTCTCGATCTCGGACGCGTAGTCGGCGAGCGCCACGCGGGTCCGCTCGATCGCCTCGGGCGCGAGCCGGCCGGTGCGGTCGACGCCCTGGCCGAGCCGGACGATCTCCATCCGGCGGCTCCGGTCGACCAGCGGCGCCTGCGGCCCGGCGGACGGGTCGGGCAGGTCGGCGACCAGGAGTCGGATGGAGTTGGTCCCGCAGTCGATGGCGGCCACACGCGTCGTCACGGCTGCCACCCTACGGCAGCCGCCCCGACGGACCGGCCCGGTCGCCGACCCGCGCCGGAGTTCTCCCCGGCCACCCGGGTCGCGCCCGACGCGGGTCAGAGGCGCAGCAGCATGCGGCTGTTGCCGAGGGTGTTCGGCTTGACCCGCTCCAGGTCGAGGAACTCGGCGACACCCTCGTCGTAGGAGCGGAGGAGCTGCTCGTAGACCGGCTGCGGCACCGGGGCGCCGTCGATCTCGCGGAAGCCGAACGAGCCGAAGAACCCGGTCTCGAAGGTGAGCACGAAAATCCGGGCGACGCCCAGCTCGCGGGCCGCGTCGATGAGCTCGCCGACGATCCGGTGCCCGATCTTGTGCCCCCGGCAGGACGGGTCGACGGCCACCGTGCGGATCTCGGCGAGGTCTTCCCACATCACGTGCAGGGCGCCGCAGCCGACCACCGTGCCGTCGGGCGTCACGGCCACCCGGAACTCCTGCACGTCCTCGTAGAGGGTGACGGTGGCCTTGCTGAGCAGCCGCCGGTCGTCGGTGTAGGTGTCCACGAGCCGCCGGATGCCGCGTACATCGCCGGTGCGGGCGCGGCGGACCACGATCTCGTCGGCGGCGGTCATCTCACTCCGCCGCGGGCACGTCCACGCAGGGGCCGGCCGCCCACCACTTCTCCACCAGGGCGAGGGTCTCGTCGCCGAACGGGTTGACCCCCGGCCCGGCGGCGAGCGCGTGCCCGAGGTGCACGTGCAGGCACTTGACCCGGCCCGGCATGCCGCCGGCCGAGATGCCGGCGATCTCCGGCACCTGCCCGATCGCCTCCCGGCGGGCCAGGTAGTCCTCGTGCGCGGCCCGGTAGCGGGCGGCCAGCTCCGGGTCCTCGGCGAGCCGCTCGGCCATCTCCTTCATGAGCCCGGCCGACTCCAGGCGGCTGCACGCCGCGGTGGCCCGCGGGCAGGTCAGGTAGTACAGCGTCG is part of the Micromonospora halotolerans genome and encodes:
- a CDS encoding Ppx/GppA phosphatase family protein, with product MAAIDCGTNSIRLLVADLPDPSAGPQAPLVDRSRRMEIVRLGQGVDRTGRLAPEAIERTRVALADYASEIEKLGAERVRMCATSASRDASNAADFRAMVEQTLGVAPEVVTGDEEARLSFTGAVRGLPGDAEPPYLVVDIGGGSTEFVVGTREGGVQAAISMDIGCVRMTERHLHGDPPGLDEIAAARADIAVAVDRALTAVPGRQAATLVGLAGSVTTVVAIAQGLQEYDPERIHHARVSYDQVAEVTADLLGKTREQRLAIPVMHPGRADVIGAGALVLRVIMERAGMPSVVASEHDILDGIAWSLA
- a CDS encoding amino-acid N-acetyltransferase is translated as MTAADEIVVRRARTGDVRGIRRLVDTYTDDRRLLSKATVTLYEDVQEFRVAVTPDGTVVGCGALHVMWEDLAEIRTVAVDPSCRGHKIGHRIVGELIDAARELGVARIFVLTFETGFFGSFGFREIDGAPVPQPVYEQLLRSYDEGVAEFLDLERVKPNTLGNSRMLLRL
- a CDS encoding DUF501 domain-containing protein; this translates as MSVVPPRDPAAESVPPPERQPATEADLAAVAAQLGRPPRGTRAVAHRCPCGLPDVVETTPRLADGTPFPTLYYLTCPRATAACSRLESAGLMKEMAERLAEDPELAARYRAAHEDYLARREAIGQVPEIAGISAGGMPGRVKCLHVHLGHALAAGPGVNPFGDETLALVEKWWAAGPCVDVPAAE